The Litchfieldia alkalitelluris genome has a window encoding:
- a CDS encoding DeoR/GlpR family DNA-binding transcription regulator — MLAVERHELILEQLDKHKIIKVSELSKLLEVTEKTVRGDLELLENRGILKRIHGGAVLVEDEGRILPIAERQSGHGDVKLAIARAAVELIKPNDTILMDGGSTTIALAELLGDFPITVITNDLKIANILLHKNNVQLMVLGGTRIDSSSSLMGAQATEMLKRMRVNRLYIGTTGVSIEHGLTVFNSIHADWKKQIIASANHITLLADSTKFEKVALIQFASINEIDEIVTDTRLDDAVKLKLNGMNLKVLLAKI, encoded by the coding sequence ATGCTTGCAGTAGAACGCCATGAACTAATATTAGAACAATTAGATAAACATAAAATTATTAAAGTATCAGAGCTAAGTAAGTTATTGGAAGTAACGGAAAAAACAGTTAGAGGAGACCTTGAACTTTTAGAGAATCGAGGAATTTTAAAAAGAATTCATGGTGGTGCTGTATTAGTAGAAGATGAAGGCAGAATTCTTCCAATTGCTGAACGTCAATCTGGTCACGGAGATGTAAAACTTGCTATTGCTAGAGCGGCAGTAGAATTAATTAAACCTAATGACACCATCCTAATGGATGGAGGGAGTACAACTATAGCTCTTGCGGAACTATTAGGAGATTTTCCGATTACCGTAATCACAAATGATTTAAAAATAGCTAACATATTACTTCACAAAAATAATGTTCAGTTAATGGTCTTGGGTGGAACAAGAATAGATAGCTCTTCTTCATTGATGGGAGCGCAAGCAACAGAAATGCTAAAACGAATGAGAGTTAATCGTTTATATATCGGTACGACTGGTGTATCCATTGAACATGGCTTAACAGTGTTTAATAGTATTCATGCTGATTGGAAAAAACAGATTATTGCTAGTGCTAATCATATTACTTTGTTAGCAGATTCCACAAAATTTGAAAAAGTAGCTTTGATTCAGTTTGCATCCATAAATGAGATTGATGAGATTGTAACGGATACTAGATTAGATGATGCTGTTAAGCTGAAGTTGAACGGTATGAACTTAAAAGTACTTCTTGCAAAAATATAA
- a CDS encoding zinc-binding alcohol dehydrogenase family protein, with product MKTMKAVGLYRYLPVSNPESLVDIEIEKPKPLGRDLLVRVMAISVNPVDTKVRRPKERVEADPKILGWDVAGIIEETGPDCSLFKKGDHVFYAGSVTRQGANSEYHLVDERIVGHKPVTLSFPEAAALPLTSLTAWEAIFDRLGIPITGNEKTNLLIIGAAGGVGSIAIQLAKRAGITVIGTASRPESMKWVKERGADHIINHYEDFVPQLKQLGLDQVDYILCLNKTEMHWENMAQAIKPQGKICSIYETDEKLNLLPLFNKSVTFVWELMFTRSMFGTPDMIKQHEILNKIAEMIDSSIIDTTVNEVISPINAANLRKAHAMLEEGKTIGKVVLEGF from the coding sequence ATGAAAACCATGAAAGCAGTTGGGTTATATCGTTACCTCCCAGTTTCAAATCCAGAAAGCTTAGTTGATATTGAAATTGAAAAACCAAAACCACTAGGACGTGACTTACTAGTACGTGTTATGGCTATTTCAGTTAATCCGGTTGATACAAAAGTAAGGCGCCCAAAGGAACGAGTTGAGGCCGATCCAAAAATACTAGGCTGGGATGTAGCTGGAATTATTGAGGAGACGGGTCCAGATTGTTCACTGTTTAAAAAAGGAGATCATGTTTTCTATGCAGGGAGTGTTACACGACAAGGTGCCAATAGTGAATATCACTTAGTAGATGAACGGATTGTTGGGCATAAACCTGTTACCTTATCATTTCCTGAAGCAGCTGCATTACCGCTTACCTCCCTTACTGCTTGGGAAGCAATATTTGATCGTTTAGGAATTCCAATCACAGGAAATGAGAAAACAAATTTATTAATAATTGGAGCTGCAGGGGGAGTTGGTTCGATTGCAATTCAATTAGCAAAACGGGCGGGTATCACCGTGATTGGAACAGCCTCCCGTCCCGAATCAATGAAATGGGTTAAAGAGCGGGGGGCAGATCATATTATTAACCATTACGAGGATTTTGTTCCTCAACTTAAACAACTTGGACTAGATCAGGTGGATTATATCTTGTGTTTAAACAAGACTGAAATGCACTGGGAAAATATGGCCCAAGCAATTAAACCTCAAGGGAAAATTTGCTCTATTTATGAGACCGATGAAAAATTAAACCTGTTACCTTTGTTTAACAAAAGCGTCACCTTTGTCTGGGAGCTTATGTTTACTCGCTCCATGTTCGGCACCCCTGATATGATTAAACAACATGAAATTTTAAATAAAATTGCTGAAATGATTGATTCTAGTATCATTGACACCACCGTCAACGAAGTCATATCACCAATCAATGCAGCTAATTTACGAAAAGCACATGCTATGTTAGAAGAAGGAAAAACGATTGGAAAGGTCGTATTAGAAGGATTTTAG
- a CDS encoding MarR family winged helix-turn-helix transcriptional regulator — protein sequence MNVDENFQLINCWLSLSQIQIQMTTELENILQQKHQLSLNEFYVLLFLAKAPENKLKLQELQNMVGLSQSAMSRLISRFEAKGCGTLKRHICVEDRRAIYTSLTNEGAKKLKDALTTFNETLGNTLSEGNIKEELLNLIDQFR from the coding sequence ATGAATGTTGATGAAAATTTTCAACTTATCAATTGTTGGTTATCATTATCTCAAATACAAATACAAATGACGACTGAATTAGAAAACATACTCCAACAAAAACATCAATTATCACTAAATGAGTTTTATGTCCTTTTATTTTTAGCGAAAGCTCCTGAAAATAAGCTTAAATTACAAGAATTACAAAATATGGTTGGCTTAAGTCAAAGTGCAATGTCAAGACTTATAAGTCGATTTGAAGCAAAGGGCTGCGGAACTCTAAAGAGGCATATTTGCGTAGAAGACCGGAGAGCTATATATACTTCACTTACAAATGAGGGGGCAAAAAAACTAAAAGATGCCTTAACCACCTTCAATGAGACTTTAGGGAATACTCTCTCAGAAGGTAATATTAAAGAAGAATTACTAAATTTAATTGATCAATTTAGGTAA
- a CDS encoding DUF6904 family protein, giving the protein MIYINNTPNYAGVTVYGDFFDFEELYLSLHTIVGEEDEWSAHESSRIRVLGICYDIRHALMGHREIEMVDNGFDREKMKYLSIIANDKNVYMGFNVLWPELLFVTIVLNEFVTLYAKKQVKNSYKPILDYRNVWDSSIAHVRVFQAAILKCLKDSISESSYSRTLKLMNSEYQSFTYYATQYIDELNVKYLSMDKEKRQKNITIMAKRIAEQSGEYHKVREAVLAFAREHNCSINEVRTGNDYPEEIDW; this is encoded by the coding sequence TTGATTTATATTAACAATACGCCAAACTACGCAGGGGTAACGGTTTATGGTGATTTTTTTGATTTTGAAGAACTTTATCTTTCTCTTCATACTATTGTCGGTGAAGAGGATGAATGGAGTGCCCATGAGAGTTCGCGCATAAGAGTGCTTGGGATTTGTTATGACATTCGCCATGCCTTGATGGGACACCGAGAAATAGAGATGGTAGACAATGGCTTTGATCGAGAGAAAATGAAGTATTTATCTATCATAGCGAATGATAAAAATGTATATATGGGATTTAATGTGCTGTGGCCAGAATTGCTTTTTGTAACAATAGTTCTGAATGAGTTTGTAACCCTTTATGCAAAAAAACAAGTGAAAAATAGTTATAAGCCTATTTTAGATTATCGAAATGTTTGGGATTCATCAATTGCTCACGTGAGAGTTTTTCAAGCTGCTATATTGAAGTGCTTAAAAGACTCCATATCTGAAAGTTCATATAGCAGAACGTTGAAATTAATGAACTCAGAATATCAAAGTTTTACTTATTATGCTACACAGTATATTGATGAATTGAATGTCAAATACCTTAGTATGGATAAGGAAAAACGTCAAAAAAACATAACCATAATGGCCAAAAGAATAGCAGAACAAAGTGGAGAGTATCATAAGGTTCGGGAGGCTGTCCTTGCATTTGCAAGAGAACATAACTGTTCGATCAATGAGGTTAGAACAGGTAATGACTATCCTGAAGAAATTGATTGGTAA
- a CDS encoding ThuA domain-containing protein has translation MTKRIVAVLGDFYHSEELAKKSLETVLQGIEETKVEYLSRSQLVANLETKPDVVVLFAENRINPEDEMVNQWMDDEAAKAISNYVSGGGKWLAWHSGLASYHTIEEYTKMLRGYFEYHPAEHQVVTYFSDQADSFEFIDEHYFVKCDEANTNVFLRSESVDGTSIAGWEHSYGSGHVMCFVPAHREEGLLHPRVIKLLEKSLK, from the coding sequence ATGACAAAACGAATTGTAGCAGTGCTAGGAGATTTTTATCATAGTGAAGAGCTTGCGAAAAAGTCACTAGAAACAGTGTTGCAGGGGATCGAGGAAACTAAAGTAGAGTATCTGTCCAGGAGTCAACTAGTAGCTAATTTGGAAACAAAACCAGATGTGGTTGTCTTATTTGCCGAGAATCGAATCAATCCTGAGGATGAAATGGTGAACCAATGGATGGATGATGAAGCAGCCAAGGCTATTAGTAACTATGTAAGTGGTGGTGGAAAATGGCTTGCATGGCATTCGGGGTTAGCCTCTTACCATACGATCGAAGAGTATACAAAGATGTTACGAGGATATTTTGAGTATCATCCTGCAGAGCATCAAGTTGTGACTTACTTTTCAGATCAAGCCGATTCTTTTGAGTTTATTGATGAGCATTATTTTGTGAAGTGTGATGAAGCGAATACGAATGTGTTTTTAAGGTCAGAATCGGTTGATGGTACTTCAATTGCTGGTTGGGAGCATTCATATGGAAGTGGTCATGTGATGTGTTTTGTCCCTGCACATCGAGAAGAAGGACTGCTTCATCCGAGGGTGATTAAGTTATTGGAGAAGTCTCTAAAGTAA
- a CDS encoding CBO0543 family protein, whose product MDYYILIALLLLGIFLFIVALRKGPIIHSLLIFFMTAYASTFVGVIVVEEKMLKYPITLFGQYFDSSMLFEYLLFPIVNIFFHQTTIKSKMDRLIIQTAMYSGVLTSIEVLFEKYTDLIEYMTWTWFHSFVGMFLFLLIIRGSMKIIWKMNRA is encoded by the coding sequence ATGGATTATTATATATTGATAGCACTTTTACTGTTAGGGATATTTTTATTTATAGTTGCATTAAGAAAGGGACCAATTATCCATTCCCTACTAATATTCTTTATGACTGCATATGCTTCAACGTTTGTTGGTGTCATTGTCGTAGAGGAGAAAATGCTTAAATACCCTATTACTCTTTTCGGTCAATATTTTGACTCAAGTATGTTGTTTGAGTATTTACTTTTTCCAATAGTTAACATCTTTTTTCACCAAACAACCATTAAGTCAAAAATGGACAGGTTAATTATTCAAACAGCTATGTACTCTGGGGTTTTAACATCAATTGAGGTTTTATTTGAGAAATATACGGATTTAATTGAATACATGACTTGGACTTGGTTCCACTCGTTTGTCGGAATGTTCCTTTTTCTCCTAATCATAAGGGGGAGTATGAAAATAATATGGAAAATGAACAGGGCCTGA
- a CDS encoding aldo/keto reductase, producing MNFVTLNNGLKMPQLGYGVWQVPDDQAATAVAKAIEVGYTSIDTAMIYKNEVGVGKAIKESGVPREELFITTKVWNKDQGYENTLKAFDESLERLGLDYVDLYLVHWPTPQYDQYVDTYKALEKLYHDGRVKAIGVCNFEIEHLERLLNECEVVPVLNQVECHPYLAQNELKEFCAKHNIFVEAWSPLDQGGEVLQDEVIKKIADAVGKTPAQVVLRWHLQNNTIVIPKSVTPSRIEENFNVFDFELSSEQMDEINAINKNRRKGAHPNEMNYRG from the coding sequence ATGAATTTTGTTACTTTAAACAATGGTTTGAAAATGCCCCAGCTCGGATATGGGGTTTGGCAAGTTCCTGATGATCAAGCCGCTACTGCAGTTGCAAAAGCAATTGAGGTAGGTTATACATCAATCGATACTGCGATGATTTACAAGAATGAAGTAGGCGTTGGAAAAGCGATAAAAGAATCTGGTGTTCCTCGTGAGGAATTATTTATTACGACAAAAGTTTGGAATAAAGACCAGGGTTATGAAAATACGCTTAAAGCTTTTGATGAGAGTTTAGAAAGACTAGGTTTAGATTATGTTGATTTATACTTAGTTCACTGGCCAACACCTCAATATGATCAGTATGTTGATACATATAAAGCATTAGAAAAGCTTTACCATGATGGCCGAGTAAAAGCAATTGGAGTTTGTAATTTCGAAATTGAACATTTAGAACGACTTCTAAATGAATGTGAAGTTGTTCCTGTGTTAAATCAAGTAGAATGTCATCCATACCTTGCTCAGAATGAATTAAAAGAGTTTTGTGCAAAACATAACATTTTCGTAGAAGCATGGAGTCCACTCGATCAAGGGGGAGAAGTTTTACAAGATGAAGTTATTAAAAAGATTGCTGATGCAGTTGGTAAAACTCCAGCTCAAGTCGTATTACGCTGGCATTTACAAAATAACACAATCGTGATCCCTAAATCGGTTACACCATCAAGAATTGAAGAAAACTTCAACGTATTTGATTTCGAGCTTTCATCAGAACAAATGGATGAAATCAATGCAATAAACAAAAATAGACGTAAGGGTGCACATCCAAACGAAATGAATTATAGAGGATAA
- a CDS encoding AI-2E family transporter produces MWFKHPFFKYFTGIVLVLLTIHLLGEVQFIIQPLKSFIAILFFPLIVSGFLYYIFKPLVNFLSKTKFIPRTLAIILLFLTIFGGLVLGGIALGGSVENEVVQFVEEVPSLIEQNEELTKKLIDNNSFGLLSYDEGKEKIISYIENQREHLSEDVTNILSTLANFMTVLVIVPFILFYFLKDGHQLQPFLLKYLPDKHKEEGIRLLNDIDKTLSTYIGGQMMVALVNGLLMYIGYLIIGLDYALVLAFIVFITAVIPIIGPALGILPAIMSAIVIDPFMIIKILILLLIVQQIEGNIVSPLILGNKLSIHPLTVILLLLVAGSLYGFIGILIAVPFYSVLKVVIKNIYRFYQLRLS; encoded by the coding sequence ATGTGGTTTAAACATCCATTTTTTAAATATTTTACAGGTATTGTCTTAGTGCTTTTAACTATTCATCTCTTAGGAGAAGTTCAGTTCATCATCCAACCTTTAAAAAGCTTTATAGCGATTTTGTTCTTCCCTTTAATTGTTTCCGGCTTTTTATATTATATTTTTAAACCTCTTGTTAATTTTCTTTCTAAAACCAAATTTATCCCGCGTACATTGGCGATTATATTATTATTTTTAACAATATTCGGAGGTTTGGTGTTAGGGGGAATTGCACTAGGTGGGTCGGTTGAAAACGAAGTTGTACAATTCGTTGAAGAAGTTCCATCGTTAATCGAACAAAATGAAGAACTAACAAAAAAATTGATAGATAACAATAGTTTTGGTTTACTCTCATATGATGAAGGCAAAGAAAAAATTATTAGCTATATCGAAAATCAACGTGAACACTTAAGCGAAGATGTAACCAATATCTTATCTACTTTGGCAAATTTTATGACCGTTCTTGTCATTGTGCCCTTTATTTTGTTTTACTTTTTAAAGGATGGTCATCAACTCCAGCCTTTTCTTTTAAAGTATTTACCTGATAAGCATAAAGAAGAAGGGATAAGATTACTAAATGATATTGATAAAACATTATCTACATATATAGGCGGGCAAATGATGGTCGCTTTGGTGAATGGATTATTAATGTATATTGGCTATCTGATTATTGGATTGGACTATGCTTTAGTTCTTGCGTTTATTGTGTTCATTACTGCAGTTATTCCGATCATAGGACCAGCACTAGGTATTCTTCCAGCAATCATGAGTGCAATTGTCATCGACCCTTTTATGATTATTAAAATATTAATTTTGTTACTAATCGTGCAACAGATTGAGGGGAATATTGTATCTCCTCTAATCCTTGGAAACAAGCTATCAATTCATCCATTAACAGTTATTTTATTATTGCTTGTAGCAGGAAGTCTTTATGGATTTATCGGTATATTAATAGCTGTTCCTTTTTATTCTGTCTTAAAGGTAGTTATTAAGAATATCTATCGATTTTATCAACTTCGACTTTCTTAA
- a CDS encoding VOC family protein, translating into MLKDVLGSNVITQIGIIVKDIEKTSQAYADFFGIEKPQAFWTDAVEQAQTEYNGNSTPARAQLAFFDMGSLQLELIQPDEHPSTWREFLETHGEGVQHIAFVVEGLKDKVQIMQNGGMPLIQKGEYTGGRYAYMDTVKDLKVIVELLENDK; encoded by the coding sequence ATGCTTAAAGACGTTCTAGGTTCGAATGTGATCACTCAAATTGGAATTATCGTAAAAGATATTGAAAAGACATCTCAAGCGTATGCGGATTTCTTTGGAATTGAAAAGCCCCAAGCTTTTTGGACAGATGCTGTTGAACAAGCTCAAACAGAATATAACGGAAACTCTACTCCTGCAAGAGCACAGTTAGCTTTCTTTGATATGGGCTCCCTTCAGCTAGAACTAATTCAGCCTGATGAGCATCCAAGCACATGGAGAGAGTTTCTTGAAACACATGGTGAAGGTGTTCAACATATTGCCTTTGTTGTAGAAGGGTTAAAAGATAAAGTACAAATCATGCAAAACGGTGGAATGCCACTGATTCAAAAAGGTGAATATACAGGCGGGCGTTACGCATATATGGATACAGTGAAGGATTTAAAAGTAATTGTTGAATTATTGGAGAATGATAAGTAA
- a CDS encoding SDR family oxidoreductase: protein MNILITGANRGLGLFLTKVGLKKGHHIFAGVRNISPEATQSLQELQNLYPEKLEIIPLDVIDEGQVSSAANLLREKNQYLEVIVNNAAVLLERDKTIEELDMDEVIRSFDINTVGSMRVVKHFLPLLKGEQQSIINISSEAGSITNSYSIDYPYGLSKVAMNMFTEKLKVYLKDRDVQVLSIHPGWMKTDMGGDQAPTDPNDTAFGIFNIIERQVDIQSLYAFVDYKGQPMTI from the coding sequence ATGAATATCTTAATTACAGGTGCAAATCGTGGATTAGGTCTATTTTTAACAAAAGTAGGTTTAAAAAAGGGCCACCATATTTTTGCAGGAGTTCGTAATATAAGTCCTGAAGCAACACAGTCGTTACAAGAATTGCAAAACCTATATCCAGAAAAACTTGAGATTATACCATTAGATGTGATTGATGAGGGGCAAGTATCCAGTGCTGCAAATTTATTAAGAGAAAAGAATCAATACCTTGAAGTGATCGTTAATAATGCGGCTGTGTTACTTGAGCGTGATAAAACGATTGAAGAGCTTGATATGGATGAAGTGATCAGGTCGTTTGATATTAATACAGTGGGCTCTATGAGAGTGGTTAAGCATTTCTTGCCACTACTAAAAGGAGAACAGCAATCAATCATCAATATCTCTTCTGAAGCAGGTAGTATAACAAATTCTTATAGTATAGATTATCCATATGGATTATCTAAAGTAGCCATGAATATGTTTACAGAAAAACTAAAGGTTTATCTAAAGGATAGAGATGTTCAGGTTCTTTCAATTCATCCAGGTTGGATGAAAACGGATATGGGTGGAGATCAAGCCCCAACAGATCCGAATGATACCGCATTTGGAATCTTTAACATCATTGAGAGACAGGTTGATATTCAAAGTCTATACGCATTTGTTGACTATAAAGGTCAACCAATGACTATTTGA
- a CDS encoding NADH:flavin oxidoreductase/NADH oxidase — protein MEHLFTPFHLKGLDLKNRVVMPPMCQYSVKDKDGIATDWHFVHYVSRAIGGAGLIIIEMTDVEPDGRITDYDLGLWSDDHIPAIKRIVDACHSYGAKVGIQIAHAGRKAEDADLPVAPSAIPFDQNSKTPRELSTQEVKDMVEKFRLSVQRAVKAGVDVIELHGAHGYLIHQFQSAFTNKRTDEYGQELTKFGREIIQAAKSVMPDEMPLIMRISAKEYVEGGYGINESIEFSNVYQKAGVDMFHVSAGGEGPIAAAGKPGTHVAYQVPLARELKQALKVPVIAVGRLDEPSLANAVIGNQDADLVAVGRGMLRNPYWTLEAATILQKETVIPNQYVPGFPRNN, from the coding sequence ATGGAACATTTGTTTACACCTTTTCATTTAAAAGGATTAGATTTAAAAAACCGAGTAGTTATGCCGCCTATGTGTCAATACTCTGTAAAAGATAAAGATGGAATTGCAACCGATTGGCACTTCGTTCATTACGTAAGTCGTGCGATTGGAGGGGCTGGATTAATAATTATTGAGATGACGGATGTTGAACCAGATGGTCGTATTACTGATTATGATTTAGGATTATGGTCAGATGATCATATCCCAGCAATTAAACGGATTGTTGATGCCTGTCATTCCTATGGAGCAAAGGTTGGTATTCAAATTGCCCACGCTGGCCGTAAAGCCGAAGATGCAGATCTTCCAGTTGCGCCATCAGCAATACCTTTTGATCAGAACTCAAAAACACCTAGAGAACTATCAACACAAGAAGTTAAAGATATGGTTGAAAAATTCAGACTTTCAGTACAGAGAGCTGTGAAAGCTGGTGTGGATGTCATCGAACTTCATGGAGCTCATGGTTATTTAATTCACCAATTTCAATCCGCATTCACTAATAAAAGAACAGATGAATACGGTCAGGAATTGACCAAATTCGGTCGAGAAATAATTCAAGCAGCAAAAAGCGTAATGCCTGATGAAATGCCGTTAATTATGCGTATTTCTGCTAAAGAATATGTAGAGGGTGGCTATGGGATTAACGAAAGCATCGAATTTTCTAATGTCTATCAAAAAGCAGGAGTGGACATGTTTCATGTGAGTGCAGGGGGTGAAGGACCAATTGCAGCTGCAGGAAAACCAGGTACACATGTTGCTTATCAAGTACCTTTAGCACGGGAGTTAAAGCAAGCACTTAAAGTTCCTGTTATAGCTGTTGGAAGGTTGGATGAACCATCACTAGCAAACGCGGTTATTGGGAACCAAGATGCAGACCTTGTGGCAGTTGGTCGAGGTATGTTAAGAAACCCTTATTGGACATTAGAAGCTGCAACCATACTGCAAAAGGAAACAGTTATTCCAAATCAATATGTTCCAGGTTTTCCAAGAAACAATTGA
- a CDS encoding DUF421 domain-containing protein: MLLLLKILVIYVVTIAVMRLMGKSTIIQMTPYDLVAIIIVGTVASEPLISTEFLPTIYALAILVGLHILFGFLTLNQWGNRFFLGEPTILIKDGQIIEDNIEKSRLSVAQLLSILRSKGFPKITDIDYAILEPIGEVSIIVKAENTPVTVKHLEITIENEGFPISVIIDGKIQVKNLKMLGKNKEWLIERIRALGLKEKDVIYAYVNENTKKLTVNRR, translated from the coding sequence ATGTTGTTACTTTTGAAGATACTAGTGATTTATGTTGTGACCATTGCCGTTATGAGGTTAATGGGTAAATCAACGATTATTCAAATGACTCCCTATGATTTGGTTGCAATTATTATCGTTGGGACGGTTGCATCAGAACCATTAATCAGCACGGAATTTTTACCGACTATTTATGCGCTTGCTATCCTTGTTGGATTACATATCTTATTTGGTTTTCTGACACTAAATCAATGGGGAAATCGTTTTTTTCTCGGTGAACCAACAATTCTTATTAAAGATGGGCAAATCATTGAGGATAATATAGAAAAGTCACGGTTATCGGTTGCGCAGCTTCTTTCGATTCTAAGAAGTAAAGGTTTTCCTAAAATTACTGATATCGATTATGCAATTCTAGAGCCAATTGGTGAAGTAAGCATTATCGTTAAGGCGGAAAATACTCCTGTCACAGTCAAACATTTAGAAATTACGATAGAGAATGAAGGCTTTCCGATATCTGTAATCATTGATGGAAAAATCCAAGTGAAAAATCTAAAAATGTTGGGCAAAAATAAAGAGTGGTTAATCGAGCGAATAAGGGCACTTGGTTTGAAGGAAAAAGATGTAATCTATGCTTATGTAAATGAAAATACAAAGAAATTAACGGTTAATCGAAGATAA
- the kduI gene encoding 5-dehydro-4-deoxy-D-glucuronate isomerase produces the protein MEIRHTTNPLDFESYKTERLRSDFLMDSLFIQGQINMVYSHYDRVVTGGAIPTNQALKLEDQETLKTEYFLERREVGIINIGAEGTVLVDGQAYTLNKRDCLYVGLGNKEVLFESKNAADPAKFYIVSSPAHKQYPTKKAPIEDAAPTHLGSDSESNKRTIYKYIHADGIQSCQLMMGMTLLEPNNMWNTMPAHLHDRRMEVYLYFDMDENSRVFHFMGEPKETRHLVVQNEQAVLSPPWSIHSGVGTSNYTFIWAMAGENYTFTDMDSVKMEELK, from the coding sequence ATGGAAATCAGACACACAACAAATCCACTAGACTTTGAATCATATAAAACTGAAAGATTAAGAAGTGACTTCTTAATGGATTCGCTATTTATCCAAGGACAAATTAACATGGTATATTCACACTACGATCGTGTAGTAACAGGTGGAGCCATTCCAACAAACCAAGCACTAAAACTTGAAGACCAAGAAACACTTAAAACAGAGTATTTCTTAGAAAGACGTGAAGTCGGAATCATTAACATTGGTGCAGAAGGTACTGTGCTGGTTGATGGGCAAGCCTATACATTAAATAAGAGAGATTGTTTATATGTTGGATTAGGCAACAAGGAAGTCTTGTTTGAAAGTAAAAATGCGGCAGATCCAGCCAAGTTTTATATTGTATCATCACCTGCACATAAACAATATCCAACAAAAAAGGCACCGATTGAAGATGCAGCTCCAACACACTTAGGATCTGACAGTGAATCAAATAAGCGTACAATTTACAAGTATATTCATGCAGATGGTATTCAAAGCTGCCAACTCATGATGGGAATGACTTTATTAGAACCTAACAATATGTGGAATACAATGCCAGCACATCTACATGACCGTCGAATGGAAGTATATTTATATTTCGATATGGACGAAAATTCAAGAGTGTTCCACTTTATGGGTGAACCAAAGGAAACTCGTCATCTTGTTGTTCAAAATGAACAAGCGGTTCTATCACCACCGTGGTCTATTCACTCAGGAGTAGGAACAAGTAACTATACATTCATATGGGCAATGGCTGGCGAAAACTATACATTTACAGATATGGATTCTGTGAAAATGGAAGAATTAAAATAA
- the kduD gene encoding 2-dehydro-3-deoxy-D-gluconate 5-dehydrogenase KduD, with protein sequence MGAIFSLEGKVALLTGSSRGLGQGMAIGLAEAGAVVIGAGIGDMSDTQNKIEAIGGTFHQLEADLSQNQAAQKLVEDALAITGKIDILVNNAGIIRREDAENFSDEDWFDVIQVNQHSVFQLCREVGKHMLENNSGKIINVASMLSFQGGLRVPAYTASKHAVAGLTKSLANEWGRKGVNVNAIAPGYMATDNTAQLRANEERNEYITSRIPQGRWGTPEDLKGAVIFLASDASSYVNGHILCVDGGWMSS encoded by the coding sequence ATGGGAGCAATTTTTTCATTAGAAGGCAAAGTGGCATTATTAACCGGATCTAGTCGAGGCTTAGGTCAAGGAATGGCAATTGGTCTAGCTGAAGCTGGAGCAGTTGTGATAGGAGCTGGAATTGGTGATATGTCTGATACTCAAAATAAAATTGAAGCAATTGGAGGTACATTCCACCAATTGGAAGCAGATTTATCTCAAAATCAAGCAGCGCAGAAACTAGTAGAAGATGCATTAGCGATAACAGGGAAAATTGATATTTTAGTCAATAACGCAGGGATTATCCGACGAGAAGATGCGGAAAACTTTTCTGATGAGGATTGGTTTGATGTAATACAAGTTAATCAACACTCCGTATTCCAGTTATGTAGAGAAGTTGGCAAGCATATGCTTGAAAATAATTCAGGCAAAATTATTAATGTAGCATCAATGCTTTCATTTCAAGGTGGTTTAAGAGTACCTGCTTATACAGCAAGTAAGCATGCAGTTGCGGGATTAACTAAATCACTTGCAAATGAATGGGGGCGAAAAGGAGTAAATGTAAACGCTATTGCTCCTGGATATATGGCCACAGATAATACAGCACAGCTTCGTGCAAACGAAGAACGTAATGAATATATAACATCTCGAATTCCACAAGGTCGTTGGGGAACCCCAGAAGACCTCAAAGGAGCAGTTATATTCTTAGCTTCTGATGCGTCAAGTTATGTAAACGGGCATATTCTATGCGTCGATGGTGGATGGATGAGCTCATAA